From a region of the Monodelphis domestica isolate mMonDom1 chromosome 8, mMonDom1.pri, whole genome shotgun sequence genome:
- the LOC100015361 gene encoding LOW QUALITY PROTEIN: plakophilin-4-like (The sequence of the model RefSeq protein was modified relative to this genomic sequence to represent the inferred CDS: inserted 2 bases in 1 codon; deleted 2 bases in 1 codon; substituted 2 bases at 2 genomic stop codons) translates to MPAPEQTPLVEEGLQQTSQEASTDPGMEPETTATTIHASVKEQELQFQRLTRELEVERKIFASQLERCRLGAESPSIASTSSTEKSFPWRSADVPNTGVSKPRASDTVHPNIYLIRTEAEQGTLYSPEQTSLHESEGSLGNSRSSRQMNSYSDSGYQELGSFHNSQNLSKPDNRQQHSFLGSSNNHLVRNSRAEGQTLVQPSANITSRTMRRVSSVPSRAQSPSYVISTGISPSRGSLRTSLGSGYGSPSVTDSRPLNSNVYSSTTLPAQRAASPYATQRPASPTAVPQVGSVTSRQTTNPNGTASQYQTAVRVGSPLTLTDAQTRVASPSHAQVGSSSPKRSGMTTVPQHLASSIQRTIHDIEQFGQQQYDIERMVPLRPDSLTGLRSSCASQHSQLGQELHSAVSPDLHVTPIYEGRIYYSPIYRSPNHGTVELQGSQTALYRTGSGVGNLKRSSSQRSTLTYQRNNYALNTTATYAEPYRPMQYRMQECNYNRLQHTAPADDGTTRSPSIDSIQKDLREFAWRDPELPEVIHMLQHQFPSVQANAAAYLQHLCFGDNKVKTEVCRLGGIKYLVDLLDHRVLEVQKNACGALRNLVFGKSTDENKIAMKNVGGIPALLRLLRKSIDAEIRELVTGVLWNLSSCDAVKMTIIXDALSTLTNTVIVPHSGWNNSSFDEDHKIKFQTSLVLRNTTGCLRNLSSAGEEARKQMRSCKGLVDSLLYVIHTCVNTSDYDSKTVENCVCTLRNLSLXLELEVPQVRLLGINELDDLLGKESPSKDSEPSCWGKKKKKKKRTPQEDQWDGVGPIPGFSKSPKGVEMLWHPSVVKPYLTLLAESSNPATLEGSAGSLQNLSAGNWKFAAYIQAAVXKQKGLPILVELLRMDNDRVVSSVATALRNMALDVRNKELIGKYAMRDLVNRLPGGNDPSILSDETMAAICCALHEVTSKNMENAKALADTEGIKKLVNITKGRGDRSFLKVVKAAAQVLNTLWQY, encoded by the exons ATGCCAGCTCCTGAGCAGACCCCTTTGGTGGAGGAGGGGCTGCAACAAACTAGCCAGGAAGCCTCTACAGACCCAGGCATGGAACCAGAAACTACAGCCACTACCATTCATGCCTCTGTGAAGGAGCAGGAGCTTCAGTTTCAACGACTCACCAGAGAGCTGGaagtggaaaggaaaatttttGCTAGTCAGCTAGAAAGATGTAGGCTTGGAGCAGAATCACCAAGCATTGCCAGCACAAGCTCAACTGAAAAGTCGTTTCCTTGGAGATCAGCAGATGTGCCAAATACTGGAGTAAGCAAACCTAGAGCTTCTGACACTGTCCATCCCAATATATATCTTATCAGGACAGAAGCAGAACAAGGGACTCTTTATTCACCAGAGCAGACATCTCTCCATGAAAGTGAGGGGTCATTGGGAAACTCAAGAAGTTCAAGACAAATGAATTCTTATTCTGACAGTGGATACCAGGAATTAGGTAGTTTCCACAATAGCCAGAACTTGAGCAAGCCAGATAATAGACAACAGCATTCATTCTTAGGCTCAAGTAATAACCATCTGGTGAGAAATTCAAGAGCTGAAGGACAAACTTTAGTCCAGCCTTCTGCAAATATTACCAGTCGAACCATGAGAAGagttagttctgttccatctagAGCACAGTCTCCTTCTTATGTTATCAGTACGGGCATTTCTCCCTCAAGGGGGTCACTGAGAACTTCTTTGGGTAGTGGATATGGCTCTCCATCAGTGACTGACTCCAGACCCCTGAATTCAAATGTGTATTCATCTACTACGTTACCTGCCCAGCGAGCAGCATCTCCATATGCCACACAGAGACCTGCTTCTCCCACAGCCGTACCACAGGTTGGTTCAGTCACATCAAGGCAGACAACTAACCCCAATGGAACAGCTTCTCAATATCAAACAGCAGTTAGAGTGGGTTCACCTCTAACCCTGACTGATGCACAGACTAGGGTAGCTTCTCCATCCCATGCCCAGGTAGGCTCATCTTCCCCAAAACGCTCTGGAATGACTACAGTTCCACAACATCTTGCATCATCAATACAAAGAACTATTCATGATATTGAACAATTTGGACAACAACAATATGATATTGAGAGGATGGTTCCACTTCGTCCAGACAGTCTCACAGGCTTGAGAAGTTCCTGTGCTAGTCAGCATAGCCAGCTTGGACAAGAGCTGCATTCTGCTGTATCTCCTGACTTGCACGTCACTCCTATATATGAAGGGAGAATTTATTATAGTCCTATATATCGTAGTCCAAATCATGGAACTGTTGAACTCCAAGGGTCCCAGACAGCATTATATCGCACTGGATCAGGTGTTGGAAATCTAAAAAGGTCATCCAGTCAGCGAAGCACTCTTACATACCAAAGAAACAATTATGCTCTAAATACAACAGCTACCTATGCGGAACCCTATAGGCCAATGCAGTATCGAATGCAGGAGTGCAATTATAACAGACTTCAGCACACAGCACCAGCTGATGATGGAACAACCAGATCACCATCCATAGATAGCATTCAAAAAGATCTCAGGGAATTTGCTTGGCGTGATCCTGAATTGCCTGAAGTCATTCACATGCTACAACATCAGTTTCCATCAGTTCAAGCAAATGCAGCGGCCTACTTACAACATCTGTGCTTTGGAGATAACAAAGTGAAAACTGAGGTATGTAGATTAGGAGGAATCAAATATCTGGTTGACCTTTTGGATCACAGAGTTTTAGAAGTTCAAAAGAATGCTTGTGGTGCACTACGAAATCTTGTTTTTGGAAAATCtacagatgaaaataaaatagcaatGAAAAATGTTGGTGGGATACCTGCCCTGttgagattgttaagaaaatctATTGATGCAGAAATAAGGGAACTTGTAACTGGAGTTCTCTGGAACTTGTCTTCATGTGATGCAGTAAAGATGACAATCATTTGAGATGCTCTATCAACTTTAACAAACACTGTGATAGTTCCACATTCTGGGTGGAATAATTCTTCCTTTGATGAAGatcataaaattaaatttcagaCTTCACTAGTTCTACGTAACACTACTGGTTGTCTGAGAAATCTCAGTTCAGCTGGTGAAGAAGCACGGAAACAAATGAGGTCCTGCAAAGGCTTGGTGGATTCCCTGTTATATGTGATCCACACATGTGTGAACACTTCTGATTATGACAGCAAGACTGTGGAGAACTGTGTGTGCACATTGAGAAACCTGTCATT ATTAGAATTAGAAGTACCTCAGGTACGACTGCTGGGAATAAATGAATTGGATGACTTGTTGGGAAAAGAATCTCCCAGCAAAGATTCTGAACCAAGTTGttgggggaaaaagaagaagaagaaaaagaggactcCGCAAGAGGATCAATGGGATGGAGTTGGCCCTATACCTGGATTTTCTAAGTCTCCTAAAGGTGTTGAAATGTTATGGCATCCATCTGTAGTAAAGCCATACCTAACACTTCTAGCAGAAAGTTCCAACCCAGCTACTTTAGAAGGTTCTGCAGGATCGCTCCAGAATCTTTCTGCAGGAAACTGGAAGTTTGCTGCA TATATACAAGCTGCTGTCTGAAAACAAAAAGGTCTTCCTATTCTTGTAGAACTTCTGAGAATGGACAATGATAGAGTTGTGTCTTCTGTGGCAACTGCTCTGAGGAATATGGCATTAGATGTTCGTAACAAGGAGCTTATAGGTAAATATGCAATGCGAGACCTAGTAAATCGTCTGCCAGGAGGCAATGACCCAAGTATCTTGTCTGATGAGACCATGGCAGCAATCTGCTGTGCTCTGCATGAGGTCACCAGTAAAAACATGGAGAATGCCAAAGCCCTGGCTGACACTGAAGGAATCAAAAAACTAGTGAACATTACCAAAGGGAGAGGAGACAGATCATTCCTCAAAGTGGTGAAAGCAGCAGCCCAAGTATTGAACACATTATGGCAATATTAG